Genomic segment of Panicum virgatum strain AP13 chromosome 2K, P.virgatum_v5, whole genome shotgun sequence:
ACATGTGTAGAAAGTAGGCAGACCATAAGTCAAAAGATGCATTGAGCATTATGTGAAATCCTTTCTACAGTATGCAAGTCACCAAGTACTGTATATGGTCGACTGTATATGGTTGATTACTGTACGTATGCATGATGAGAAAATGTTGAATTTCTGATCATGTATTATGATGTCATTACAAATATTTCACAAGAGGAGCTCTCGAATCCTCACCTCTCTACTGCTGCAGTCTTCTGTAGCCCCTTTCCCACTGGAATCCTCTAATGAAACACCATGAAACTTACTTCCTGTCATTCCCCATCCAGATGTGCCCCCCTCCTCTAATCTCCACAGCCTGACTGCCATCATTCCCAGttcattttcctttcttttctgttCCCGAAATCTTCTGGTTGAGTGGTGCAGGAGGTTGCGTGCTCACTCTTGGAGCTACAATCCACGCTGTGTGCTTCTCATTGTTCTGCATTCCCAGATCCTTTGCACCAGAAGGGCATCTTCTTGCTCGGTTGCCATACATCAATGCAGTCTCATGGTGATTTGATTGCTACCTGCTAAAGGCAGTCAAGTACATTCTCTAGAcaacttcttcttcctctagagCTGATTTCATGCTGACCATTGGTTGGACCGTTGGTGTGTCAATCGGTCTGCATAGTGATGCATCTTCCATCCATCCATGTCGTAGTGGTTCAACAACTTAAAGCTGCATACATCATCTTGTCCCGACGTGTAATAACTTGGTTTGTAGCTCTGGCGCTAGTGCCTTGGCTGCTCCATCTTCTTATGCAGTGAGGGCTTCGACTCCATTTTCGATGTCGACATCCCTCGAAgacctgtttgtaatttttATTTACTTTTATGTCCTCTTCTCCGCGCTCATACACCATAGCATAATTAGTCCTATGGTAGTATCActccacccccacccccccccccccccaaaaaaaagaaaaagaaaaaaagacaaGCTAGTTACTTTATGGAAGCTTTGCAAGATGAAAAGATAATTATCACTTGCTATTCCTTGTACAGGCTCACTGTACATCTGTACACTTTTCTAGTACTGCAGATTATAGATGAAATATTTGAGGAATCAAGATAAGATGCATGTAGGGGGTCCTGCTTTTGTATCTCCCAGTGCACGTTGCTATGCATTCTTATTCTTATTCCTATTCTAATTCTTAGCTGATGAAGTTAATGCCAACCTTTCTTCCTTGGATTTTTTGTAGCTGAGGAATACTTATAACAAGCTGGAATCTGATCTCTCAAACTCTAAAAAGCGTTATGTGGAGCTTGTTGAACATAGAGACAACTTGAAAAGAGGCAGGGAAGACTCTGTAAGTTGTTTTGTATATTGTCAAGATAGCTGTGCAGCAATCATGTTGACCCAACTGATATGTATTGCGTTGCTATAGGAAGAGAGAGAATCAGCTCTGGAGGAGCTGAAGGCTGTAGAAGTACACCATAAGAAGCTCAAGGTGCCCTGATATTCCTTATTCCATCCAGTGGTTCTGTTCGTGCTATCTGCAGCTCAACAATGTCATAACAATTTCAGGAAGAACTCGCTGCATATGCAGATAGTGACCCAGCTGCAGTAGAAGCAATGAGTATGAGTTTGAATACCCCCCTTATATACAACCCTTTACCCTTGTATAGATGAGTACATTACTGTTGTCAATACCtacatctgtttttttttccgcATGGCTTCTTTCCATCCAAGTTCTAGCAATATCTTTACCTGATGAATATGTCTAAGTATGCAAACCTTCCTCTCATTTTAATTACTACCATATGCTTATAATTGCAGAGGATGCTATTGATGTTGCTCATTCAGCAGCTAATAGGTGGACAGGTACTGGTACTTCTTCTGATGAACTCTGCTCAATATTTGTCCAATATCTGTCATTCTAAGGCTACTGTCATTTCGAATCACATTTCAGACAACATTTTCACTTTGCAACAATGGTGTTCAACTACATTTccacaagcaaaagagcaacttGAACATATGTACAGGGAGGTAGGTTCTGTTTCTCTTCTTGCAAACTAGTGCCTCTATGTAGATATTTAGGTGCTTCTTGTTAGTGGGGCTCTCAGCTAGGACATAGTGCTTCTATGGCATATTCAAATAACTCTTGATTACACTATGGAGTATGAAAATTATGCTCCATGCTGTTGGAACTAATCTTGGATCACTAGGAGTAGATCGAGAGGGTAAACGGACTTGGAGTAGATCGAGAGGGTAAACGGACTTTCTGCAGGGAAATACATTGCTCCTGCTGCCACCTACCATGGCGCCACCGTCGAGGTCGGAGTACAGCGGGGAGATGTCGCAGAGGCGGCGGAGTCAATGGTCGGCGACGGTGCAGTAGGCTAGTCCCCTCACTTCAGCACCTCTCAAGATCGGGTAGAGCTAGGGTTTTTGTGGGGCACTGTGGGATGGCGAACTTTGGACCGTGT
This window contains:
- the LOC120674141 gene encoding meiotic nuclear division protein 1 homolog isoform X2; protein product: MVIRQSGDPVWLDELNRSKKRGLSLEEKREQMLQIFYKSQDFYLLKELEKLGPKRGVISQSVKDVVQSLVDDDLVLKDKIGTSVYFWSLPSCAGNQLRNTYNKLESDLSNSKKRYVELVEHRDNLKRGREDSEERESALEELKAVEVHHKKLKEELAAYADSDPAAVEAMKDAIDVAHSAANRWTDNIFTLQQWCSTTFPQAKEQLEHMYREQQASRKCTHFSSWLISRSTY
- the LOC120674141 gene encoding meiotic nuclear division protein 1 homolog isoform X6 is translated as MSKKRGLSLEEKREQMLQIFYKSQDFYLLKELEKLGPKRGVISQSVKDVVQSLVDDDLVLKDKIGTSVYFWSLPSCAGNQLRNTYNKLESDLSNSKKRYVELVEHRDNLKRGREDSEERESALEELKAVEVHHKKLKEELAAYADSDPAAVEAMKDAIDVAHSAANRWTDNIFTLQQWCSTTFPQAKEQLEHMYREVGITEDFEYLQ
- the LOC120674141 gene encoding meiotic nuclear division protein 1 homolog isoform X3 yields the protein MVIRQSGDPVWLDELNRSKKRGLSLEEKREQMLQIFYKSQDFYLLKELEKLGPKRGVISQSVKDVVQSLVDDDLVLKDKIGTSVYFWSLPSCAGNQLRNTYNKLESDLSNSKKRYVELVEHRDNLKRGREDSEERESALEELKAVEVHHKKLKEELAAYADSDPAAVEAMKDAIDVAHSAANRWTDNIFTLQQWCSTTFPQAKEQLEHMYREVGITEDFEYLQ
- the LOC120674141 gene encoding meiotic nuclear division protein 1 homolog isoform X5; translated protein: MVIRQSGDPVWLDELNRSKKRGLSLEEKREQMLQIFYKSQDFYLLKELEKLGPKRGVISQSVKDVVQSLVDDDLVLKDKIGTSVYFWSLPSCAGNQLRNTYNKLESDLSNSKKRYVELVEHRDNLKRGREDSEERESALEELKAVEVHHKKLKEELAAYADSDPAAVEAMKDAIDVAHSAANRWTDNIFTLQQWCSTTFPQAKEQLEHMYREEN
- the LOC120674141 gene encoding meiotic nuclear division protein 1 homolog isoform X4, which encodes MSKKRGLSLEEKREQMLQIFYKSQDFYLLKELEKLGPKRGVISQSVKDVVQSLVDDDLVLKDKIGTSVYFWSLPSCAGNQLRNTYNKLESDLSNSKKRYVELVEHRDNLKRGREDSEERESALEELKAVEVHHKKLKEELAAYADSDPAAVEAMKDAIDVAHSAANRWTDNIFTLQQWCSTTFPQAKEQLEHMYREQQQASRKCTHFSSWLISRSTY